The genomic interval CAAGGTGGTCACCTTCGACGGGCTGGGCGAGGCGCTGTTCTACGACGAGCGCTTCAATCCCGACGGTTCGGAAAAACCTCACCCCCTCAACGACCCCCGTTTCAAAGGGGCCAGCATCATGCTGGTGGGGGCCAACTTCGGCTGCGGCTCCTCCCGCGAGCACTCGCCCCAGGCCATCTACCGCGCCGGTTTCCGCGCCCTCGTCGGGGAGAGTTTCGCCGAGATCTTCTTCGGCAACGCCACCGCGCTCTCCATGCCCTGCGTAAGCGCGGACAAAGCCGATATCGAACGCCTGGCAGCGGCGGTGGAGCACAACCCGGCCCTCGAGGTCACCGTGGACGTGGAGCGGCTCGAGGTGCGCTACGCCGACC from Meiothermus sp. Pnk-1 carries:
- the leuD gene encoding 3-isopropylmalate dehydratase small subunit, which translates into the protein MALEPIRQVIGRAVHVPGNDIDTDRITPARYLKVVTFDGLGEALFYDERFNPDGSEKPHPLNDPRFKGASIMLVGANFGCGSSREHSPQAIYRAGFRALVGESFAEIFFGNATALSMPCVSADKADIERLAAAVEHNPALEVTVDVERLEVRYADRSFQVRLPESAQKALVSGRWDPIADLLEAGSLLEEFDRKLPKAVKS